DNA sequence from the Cohnella herbarum genome:
GGAATGTCACTGTAATAATTGAAATCCCTCGTATTTCAGCTTCTTGTAACAATGCTTTAACTAGTCTCTTTCCTATGCCTCTTGCTTGGTTATTTGGGTGAACAATAACATCCTCTAGATATCCGTGTTCAATTCCAGGGCCTGTTATGTAACCGAAAGCAATCAGACTCTCATCTTCATCTCTTAAACTGCCCCAGAACAAGATTCTTTCAAACAATAACGGATAGTCACTATCTCTTCGTTCCCAACCTACTGATTCTCGTAAATTCGGGACTTCATATTCTTTAATTGTATTATTGATTTGGATTTCCGCTAAATTCATTGAACTCCTACTTTCAAAAAAAAGTTTCGGTAATGTCTTCTAACGTTGTCGTACCTCGAAATACCTCGGGCAGATCAAGGGCCAACGGCCCGCAGCGCGAATATGGTGTTAGACGAAGTGCCCTTCATCATTGATTCGCTATCTTGCGTTGTTATTATCCTTCTTAAGTTTCGAAAAGATTACTGCATCTATAAATCTCTTCTTCTCATAAAAATATTCCTTTAATAATCCCTCTTCCTTAAATCCTGTTTTTTCCAAAACTTTTTGGGAGCTAGTATTTCCACTGTGAATCAACGCTTCGATTCGATTTAATTCTAAGACTTCAAATCCA
Encoded proteins:
- a CDS encoding GNAT family N-acetyltransferase: MNLAEIQINNTIKEYEVPNLRESVGWERRDSDYPLLFERILFWGSLRDEDESLIAFGYITGPGIEHGYLEDVIVHPNNQARGIGKRLVKALLQEAEIRGISIITVTFQEKHRSFYEDCGFTSCSGGVWRRE